A section of the Paenibacillus aurantius genome encodes:
- a CDS encoding YheC/YheD family endospore coat-associated protein yields MTRFGIMQLALPARGSGAERSGTYVPDRIWRGFHSDGRKHGLQVLFFRVEDVDFARGRVHAWTSSSPDGRSGWRRGWHPLPHVLYENYPIGPKGKSRRAVGMKRAFARLGIPVFNPSFFNKAELQRLLSASEVRRFLPAGKAARSVSDVTGLLRRHRSVYLKPVNGTQGRGILELKRRSHGRVKVKSGKRADRVGRKEFIRIMSRLLRRERYLVQEGLSLRKKGRHKIDFRVIVHRGADGRWHSAGIRPKLGGSGSIVTNIHAGGSKTTWTRLSAWARRSGRPLPSARRLEEAALVAGRVLTRFRPTLSHLGIDVALDRRNRIFLLDFNPVPGRGLLTPSMMKRVTYLTTGFAKYLASRGASARNR; encoded by the coding sequence ATGACACGCTTCGGCATTATGCAGCTCGCTTTGCCGGCAAGAGGGTCCGGGGCCGAACGTTCCGGCACCTATGTCCCGGACCGGATCTGGAGGGGATTTCATTCGGATGGCAGAAAGCACGGCCTGCAGGTATTGTTTTTTCGCGTGGAGGATGTGGACTTTGCCCGGGGCCGGGTCCATGCCTGGACCTCATCATCACCCGACGGCCGATCCGGCTGGAGGCGGGGCTGGCACCCGCTCCCGCATGTGCTGTACGAGAATTACCCGATCGGCCCCAAAGGAAAAAGCCGCCGCGCCGTTGGCATGAAGAGGGCTTTCGCGCGTCTCGGCATTCCCGTGTTCAATCCGTCCTTCTTCAACAAGGCGGAGCTCCAGAGGCTGCTGTCGGCTTCCGAGGTCCGCCGGTTTCTTCCGGCCGGCAAGGCGGCACGAAGCGTATCGGACGTGACGGGACTCCTGAGAAGGCACCGGAGCGTCTACCTGAAGCCGGTCAACGGCACCCAGGGGCGGGGAATTCTCGAGCTGAAGCGAAGATCGCATGGACGGGTTAAGGTGAAATCGGGGAAACGGGCGGACCGGGTCGGGCGGAAGGAGTTTATCCGCATCATGAGCCGGCTGCTGAGGAGAGAACGGTACCTCGTCCAGGAAGGGCTGTCCTTGCGCAAAAAAGGACGGCACAAAATCGACTTCCGCGTCATCGTCCACCGGGGAGCCGATGGCCGCTGGCATTCCGCCGGCATCCGCCCCAAGCTCGGAGGGTCCGGGTCCATCGTCACCAACATCCATGCCGGCGGCTCCAAGACGACCTGGACCCGCCTGTCCGCCTGGGCCCGCCGAAGCGGAAGACCGCTTCCGTCCGCCCGCCGGCTGGAGGAAGCCGCCCTGGTGGCGGGGCGCGTCCTTACCCGCTTCCGTCCGACCTTAAGCCACCTCGGAATCGACGTGGCGTTGGACCGGCGCAACCGGATCTTCCTGCTGGATTTTAACCCGGTTCCGGGGCGCGGCCTTCTGACTCCCTCCATGATGAAGCGCGTGACCTACCTGACCACGGGGTTTGCCAAATATTTGGCCTCCCGGGGAGCTTCCGCCCGAAACCGGTAG
- a CDS encoding HAD family hydrolase: protein MTKASGVLSLCAHYELEASRVAAFGDDRNDLELFLAVGYPVAMGNAVPELKERAREITETNDRDGVAVVVERMLAEAEQAGLAGGLEAAPGATAGKGADRLEPA from the coding sequence GTGACCAAAGCTTCCGGCGTTCTGAGCCTGTGCGCCCATTATGAGCTGGAGGCGTCCCGGGTTGCCGCCTTCGGGGATGACCGGAACGACCTGGAGCTGTTCCTTGCCGTCGGATATCCGGTGGCCATGGGCAACGCCGTTCCCGAGCTGAAGGAGAGGGCCCGGGAAATCACGGAGACGAACGACCGCGACGGGGTGGCGGTGGTCGTGGAGCGGATGCTGGCCGAAGCGGAGCAAGCCGGCTTGGCCGGCGGTCTGGAGGCCGCTCCCGGTGCCACGGCAGGGAAGGGAGCGGACCGGCTGGAACCGGCATAA
- a CDS encoding HAD hydrolase family protein: protein MNTQTMKGGPNASVQALVLDLDGTLLDSCKEVSERNLQALMSAYRQGWKIIIATARPPRSVKELLPEDLLQAASFVYYNGAYVHCPHTGLTEHYAIPPEISLKVLEFWEQNGLDGTLCLEDRDAWYSLSAESDPAFYHSHFVPLVVSMDELKKLSATKLLLTNSRRTDLLEEAFREQLSLVVTDRASWSS from the coding sequence GTGAATACCCAAACGATGAAAGGAGGGCCGAACGCTTCCGTTCAAGCCCTTGTCCTTGATCTCGACGGAACCTTGCTGGACTCCTGCAAGGAAGTGTCCGAACGAAACCTTCAGGCGCTGATGAGCGCTTACCGGCAAGGGTGGAAAATCATCATCGCCACGGCCCGGCCGCCCCGTTCCGTTAAGGAGCTGCTGCCGGAGGACCTGCTCCAGGCGGCGTCCTTCGTCTATTACAACGGGGCGTATGTTCACTGCCCGCATACCGGGCTGACCGAGCATTATGCCATTCCTCCGGAAATCAGCTTGAAGGTGCTGGAGTTCTGGGAACAGAACGGCCTTGACGGCACCCTTTGTCTGGAGGACCGGGATGCTTGGTACAGTCTCTCGGCCGAGTCCGACCCGGCCTTCTACCACTCCCATTTCGTCCCGCTTGTCGTCAGCATGGACGAGCTGAAGAAGCTCAGTGCCACGAAGCTTCTGCTCACCAACAGCCGCCGCACGGACCTCTTGGAGGAAGCCTTCCGGGAGCAGCTGAGCCTCGTCGTGACCGACAGGGCAAGCTGGTCCAGCTGA
- a CDS encoding ABC transporter substrate-binding protein yields MRKWSMLLSVVLGFGLLASACSGKEPDVAKGASGVNPAGQFPITNEKTTLKVLVKGASTVEDFSTNEFTKWLEEKTNIHLEFEVAPEKTATEKLNLVLSGGDYPDVIMGFGVSPSQMMIYGSQGVFLPLNDLIEKYGEETKKGYAAMPMAKELSTAPDGKIYAMPQINECYHCTLHQRMWVYQPWLDKLGLKMPTTTDEFYEMLKAFKTRDPNGNGKADEIPLSGSPQSYHTSIDSFLMNAFIYNHGSNKLYLKSGKVDIPYNKPEWKEGLAYLRKLYSEGLIAPQTFTQDGTQLQEMGESATPILGAASGHNMGSVAKLAGSSNRWLEYTAVPPLKGPKGLQITPLHPFAVNNGEFIITNKAKNPEAAFRLADFLYNQEATLRWYAGREGTEWRWAEKGEIGINGKPAIWKQLKPWGGVQNVNWSQRGTGFRPSDLRLGEVADPSQPLEPLLYKETKEKMEPYKQSMENILPPVFFTAEQSSEVADLEKTLLDHMKEMTARFITGDLDLDKNWDSYVKNLDNMNLKRYLEIYQTAYDAKYKKK; encoded by the coding sequence ATGAGGAAATGGAGCATGCTTCTGTCCGTTGTCCTGGGGTTCGGGTTATTGGCGAGTGCCTGCTCCGGCAAAGAGCCGGATGTGGCCAAAGGGGCGAGCGGGGTTAATCCCGCCGGGCAGTTTCCGATCACGAACGAGAAAACGACCCTCAAGGTGCTGGTAAAAGGGGCGTCCACGGTAGAAGATTTCTCGACGAATGAATTTACAAAATGGCTGGAGGAGAAAACGAACATTCATCTTGAATTCGAGGTAGCCCCCGAGAAAACCGCAACGGAAAAACTGAACCTTGTGCTCTCGGGCGGCGATTACCCGGATGTCATCATGGGCTTCGGCGTGTCCCCCTCTCAGATGATGATCTACGGGTCCCAAGGGGTCTTCCTTCCGCTGAACGACCTGATCGAAAAATATGGGGAGGAAACGAAGAAGGGGTATGCGGCCATGCCGATGGCCAAGGAGCTGAGCACGGCGCCCGACGGCAAAATCTACGCCATGCCGCAAATCAACGAATGCTACCATTGTACGCTGCATCAGCGGATGTGGGTCTATCAGCCGTGGCTCGATAAGCTCGGGCTGAAGATGCCGACGACAACCGACGAATTCTACGAGATGCTGAAGGCCTTCAAAACCCGTGACCCTAACGGCAACGGCAAAGCCGACGAGATCCCGCTTTCGGGCTCTCCGCAAAGCTACCACACCTCCATCGATTCCTTCCTGATGAATGCTTTCATCTACAACCATGGCTCCAACAAGCTGTACCTGAAGAGCGGGAAGGTGGATATCCCCTACAACAAGCCGGAATGGAAGGAGGGCCTGGCGTACCTGCGCAAGCTGTACAGCGAAGGGCTGATCGCTCCTCAGACGTTCACGCAGGACGGCACCCAGCTTCAGGAGATGGGCGAGAGCGCGACCCCGATTCTCGGAGCGGCGTCGGGGCATAACATGGGCTCCGTGGCCAAGCTGGCCGGCTCGAGCAACCGGTGGCTGGAGTATACGGCCGTCCCTCCCCTTAAAGGGCCGAAGGGGCTCCAGATTACGCCCCTGCATCCTTTTGCGGTGAACAACGGGGAATTCATCATCACGAACAAGGCCAAAAATCCGGAGGCGGCGTTCCGGCTGGCGGACTTCCTGTACAACCAGGAAGCCACGCTCCGCTGGTATGCCGGTCGGGAAGGCACCGAATGGCGCTGGGCCGAGAAGGGAGAGATCGGCATCAACGGCAAGCCCGCCATCTGGAAGCAGTTGAAGCCTTGGGGCGGGGTGCAGAACGTGAACTGGAGCCAGCGGGGGACGGGCTTCCGGCCGAGCGACCTCCGGCTGGGCGAGGTAGCGGACCCGTCCCAACCGCTGGAGCCGCTGCTTTACAAGGAGACGAAGGAAAAGATGGAGCCCTACAAGCAGTCGATGGAGAACATCCTGCCTCCGGTCTTCTTCACCGCCGAGCAGTCCTCCGAGGTGGCCGATCTCGAGAAAACGCTGCTGGATCATATGAAGGAGATGACCGCCCGGTTCATCACCGGAGACTTGGACCTTGACAAGAACTGGGACTCGTACGTGAAGAACCTGGACAACATGAACCTGAAGCGGTACCTGGAAATTTATCAGACCGCCTACGATGCGAAGTACAAGAAGAAGTAG